From Candidatus Paceibacterota bacterium, the proteins below share one genomic window:
- a CDS encoding helix-turn-helix domain-containing protein yields the protein MNKINPNQVYTTKEAQDFLKVSKSTIKRYLKQGIIRAKKVGGRYKILGKELLGLVSPELESKAKKGYLDFRKKIKDRIKDW from the coding sequence ATGAACAAAATAAATCCAAATCAAGTTTATACGACAAAGGAAGCGCAGGATTTTTTGAAAGTAAGCAAAAGCACGATAAAAAGATACCTTAAACAAGGCATTATCCGTGCAAAAAAAGTTGGGGGCAGATATAAAATTTTAGGAAAAGAACTTTTGGGACTAGTATCACCAGAATTGGAAAGCAAAGCTAAAAAAGGTTATCTTGATTTCAGAAAAAAAATAAAAGATAGAATTAAAGACTGGTAG
- a CDS encoding phosphomannomutase/phosphoglucomutase, with protein sequence MNPEIFKAYDIRGVYPKDIDEDSAFKIGRGLVAFLEGKNPGKKTIILGKDNRISSPALFKSFKEGVKKEGADVIDIGLTTTPMFYFASNYFKADGGAMITASHNPKEYNGFKVIKENSVNIGKDEGMEELAEIVKAEKFSEGKEKGKEKKEEILSKYLKFNFSFLRKDKISPLKIVIDTANATSSPLIDYFKKEFNQIEFYHLFPELDGNFPNHEPDPIISENLKELIREVREKKADFGLAFDGDADRIVFVDEKGNNIDGDLITALLSKIILQEEKGAKILADISSSKIVEDTVKENGGKFYLSRTGHSYIKPMMAENNIYFAGEKSGHYYLGKNHNFETPLFVLFKIIEELSKEKTSLSEIISSFKKYVNSGEINFEIKDRESALREIENYFNSKNYKISKIDGIKAEGKDFWCLVRPSNTEPLLRTIVEAESKEVITREVEEIKKILSNFS encoded by the coding sequence ATGAACCCAGAAATTTTTAAAGCATATGATATAAGAGGAGTTTATCCAAAAGATATTGATGAGGATTCAGCTTTTAAAATTGGGAGGGGTCTTGTTGCATTTCTTGAGGGTAAGAATCCAGGTAAAAAAACAATTATTTTGGGAAAAGATAATAGAATTTCTTCACCAGCTTTATTTAAATCTTTTAAAGAAGGAGTGAAGAAAGAAGGTGCTGATGTTATTGATATTGGACTTACTACGACCCCGATGTTTTATTTTGCTTCAAATTATTTTAAAGCTGATGGCGGAGCAATGATTACTGCTTCTCATAATCCTAAAGAATATAATGGATTCAAAGTTATAAAGGAAAACTCAGTAAATATTGGAAAAGACGAGGGGATGGAAGAGCTTGCCGAGATTGTAAAAGCAGAAAAATTTTCTGAGGGCAAAGAAAAAGGAAAAGAAAAAAAAGAAGAAATTCTCTCTAAATATCTTAAATTTAACTTTAGCTTTTTGCGAAAAGATAAAATTTCTCCATTAAAAATAGTTATCGATACGGCAAATGCTACTTCGTCCCCACTTATTGATTATTTTAAAAAAGAATTTAATCAAATAGAATTTTATCATCTTTTTCCAGAGCTTGATGGAAATTTTCCCAATCATGAACCCGATCCGATTATATCTGAAAATTTGAAAGAACTTATAAGAGAGGTTAGAGAAAAAAAAGCTGATTTTGGATTAGCTTTTGATGGAGATGCTGACAGGATAGTTTTTGTAGATGAAAAAGGTAATAACATAGATGGGGATCTTATAACAGCTTTACTGTCAAAAATTATATTGCAAGAAGAAAAAGGCGCAAAAATTCTCGCCGATATTAGTTCAAGCAAAATAGTAGAAGATACTGTAAAAGAAAATGGTGGTAAATTTTATCTTTCAAGAACTGGTCATTCTTATATAAAGCCAATGATGGCAGAAAATAATATTTATTTTGCAGGCGAGAAATCAGGACATTATTACTTGGGTAAAAACCATAATTTTGAAACGCCGCTTTTTGTTCTTTTCAAAATAATAGAAGAGCTCTCAAAAGAAAAAACATCCCTCTCAGAAATTATTTCTTCTTTTAAAAAATATGTAAATTCGGGAGAGATTAATTTTGAAATTAAAGATAGAGAAAGTGCATTAAGGGAGATAGAAAATTATTTTAATTCTAAAAATTATAAAATATCAAAGATTGATGGAATAAAAGCAGAAGGAAAAGATTTTTGGTGTCTTGTAAGGCCATCTAACACAGAACCACTTTTGCGGACTATAGTTGAGGCAGAAAGTAAAGAAGTAATTACAAGGGAAGTAGAAGAAATAAAAAAGATCCTAAGCAATTTTAGTTAA
- a CDS encoding nucleotide sugar dehydrogenase has translation MKKLENLIKQKKAKVAIIGLGYVGLPHAVEIAKAGFSVLGIDILKERVNKVNKGKSYIDDISNEDLKEVVLKNKKLKASDNYSLLKKSDVVIICVPTPLDKYKIPDISYIKNSAEEIKKNFDGKKLIILESTTYPGTTEEVLLPIFESSGKKAGRDFYLVFAPERIDPGNQMPLVKIPKVVGGVTKNCTKLARLFYRQFLEEVHPVSSPSAAEMTKILENTYRLINISAINEISLLCGKMGIDLWEVIEAAKTKPYGFNAFYPSAKIGGHCIPLDPFYLSWKAKEYNFWARFIELAGEINEQMPHMVVVRVTSVLNQEKKPVKSSKILIWGVAYKKDIADSRESAAHDIAKELLRKGAIVDYFDPYCKEFKADGVKLTSIKYKPSVLKNYDLVLILADHSGFNYEALAKNSKLVLDTRNAIKSRKYKNVSWW, from the coding sequence ATGAAAAAATTAGAAAATTTGATTAAACAAAAAAAAGCAAAAGTCGCAATTATCGGACTTGGATATGTAGGTTTGCCGCACGCTGTTGAAATTGCAAAAGCGGGCTTTTCTGTCCTTGGAATAGATATTTTAAAAGAAAGAGTAAATAAAGTTAACAAGGGAAAATCATATATTGACGATATAAGCAATGAGGACTTGAAAGAAGTTGTGCTAAAAAATAAAAAATTAAAAGCATCAGATAATTATTCTTTACTCAAAAAATCAGATGTTGTGATAATTTGCGTACCAACTCCTCTTGATAAATATAAAATTCCGGATATTTCCTATATAAAAAATTCTGCAGAAGAGATTAAAAAGAATTTTGACGGGAAAAAATTGATAATTCTTGAGAGTACGACATATCCTGGAACTACAGAAGAAGTTTTATTACCCATTTTTGAATCAAGTGGCAAAAAAGCGGGAAGAGATTTTTATCTCGTATTTGCTCCAGAAAGAATTGACCCCGGAAATCAAATGCCACTTGTTAAAATTCCAAAAGTAGTTGGAGGCGTAACTAAGAATTGTACAAAACTAGCAAGGCTTTTTTACAGACAATTTTTAGAAGAAGTCCATCCAGTATCTTCGCCAAGCGCGGCTGAGATGACAAAAATATTGGAAAATACTTATAGGTTAATTAATATTTCTGCAATTAATGAAATTTCCTTGCTTTGTGGAAAAATGGGCATTGATCTTTGGGAAGTTATTGAAGCGGCAAAGACAAAGCCCTATGGTTTTAATGCTTTTTATCCTTCTGCCAAAATAGGAGGTCATTGTATTCCTTTGGACCCTTTTTATTTATCTTGGAAGGCAAAAGAATATAATTTTTGGGCAAGGTTTATTGAACTGGCTGGAGAAATAAACGAACAAATGCCACATATGGTCGTTGTAAGGGTTACTTCAGTTTTAAATCAGGAAAAAAAACCGGTAAAAAGTTCAAAAATACTTATTTGGGGGGTTGCTTACAAAAAAGATATTGCAGATTCTAGGGAATCCGCAGCGCATGATATTGCAAAAGAACTTTTAAGAAAAGGTGCGATAGTTGATTATTTTGATCCTTATTGCAAAGAATTTAAAGCTGATGGCGTAAAATTAACTTCGATTAAATATAAACCTTCGGTACTTAAAAATTACGATCTTGTTTTAAT
- a CDS encoding DUF763 domain-containing protein has translation YHHTFLFTKNGNWAVIQQGMNLQRKAARRYHWRGGLRKNFIEEPHTGIISQKKFNHLNLSAKGSKENRNISLDLVGSNFRQIEKDLNLLSKNLTDISSVKKINLPDDSVWPKEPKDLNFNTPYIKKTVSELVSKKPKTFTELLYQKGVGPKTIRALSLIGELIYGKKPSYKDPSRYSFAHGGKDGVPYPVDLDVYEKTINIMEKAIRKSTLSLREKEGAFSRLDKNFAK, from the coding sequence TACCATCATACTTTTTTATTTACCAAGAACGGGAATTGGGCAGTTATACAACAAGGAATGAATCTTCAAAGAAAAGCTGCGCGTCGTTATCACTGGCGGGGAGGGCTTCGAAAAAATTTTATTGAGGAGCCACATACTGGAATCATAAGCCAGAAGAAATTTAATCATTTAAACTTATCTGCAAAGGGCTCAAAAGAAAATCGTAATATTTCTTTGGATTTAGTAGGAAGTAATTTTAGGCAAATTGAGAAAGATTTAAATTTATTATCCAAGAATCTTACTGACATTTCTTCTGTTAAAAAAATAAATTTACCAGATGATAGTGTATGGCCCAAAGAACCTAAAGATTTAAATTTCAATACACCCTACATAAAAAAAACAGTTTCTGAATTAGTATCAAAAAAACCAAAAACATTTACTGAACTTTTATATCAAAAAGGAGTTGGTCCAAAGACAATAAGAGCACTTTCTTTAATTGGTGAATTAATTTATGGCAAAAAACCATCTTACAAAGACCCATCTCGTTATTCCTTTGCTCATGGTGGCAAAGATGGGGTGCCGTATCCGGTTGATCTTGATGTTTATGAAAAAACAATCAACATAATGGAAAAAGCGATAAGAAAGAGCACACTTTCTTTACGGGAAAAAGAAGGTGCCTTTTCAAGATTAGATAAAAATTTTGCTAAATAA
- the metK gene encoding methionine adenosyltransferase, with protein MKRFLFTSESVTEGHPDKVADIISDAVLDEVLRNDKYGRVACEVAVGMGYVIVGGEVSTKTWIDVNNLVRNAVKEIGYDKPQYGFDFNTLAVFNVIHEQSVDIARGVRKTATKKQGAGDQGMMTGYATKETPELMPLPIMLAHKLSMKLAEIRKKKTLPFLRPDGKTQVTIEYENGRPKNLQSIVIGAQHEPNVKNSILKDAILKKVIKPVCKNYLTKKTKIFINNTGRFVIGGPVADCGATGRKIIVDTYGGMGHVGGGAMSGKDPTKVDRSGAYMARYIAKNIVAAGFAQKCEIQIAYVIGGTGPLSINLNTFGTNKVSEEKIVKIIPKVFDLSPGMIIEELNLLRPIYKKTASYGHFGKEEKEFSWERKDKTKELKEKI; from the coding sequence ATGAAAAGATTTCTTTTCACTTCAGAATCAGTGACAGAAGGCCATCCAGATAAAGTAGCAGATATTATATCAGATGCCGTTTTAGATGAGGTTTTAAGAAATGATAAATATGGAAGAGTTGCATGCGAGGTAGCTGTCGGAATGGGTTATGTTATTGTTGGGGGAGAAGTAAGTACTAAAACCTGGATAGACGTAAATAACTTAGTAAGAAATGCTGTTAAGGAAATTGGATACGATAAACCGCAATATGGTTTTGATTTTAATACTCTTGCAGTTTTTAATGTAATTCATGAACAATCGGTTGATATTGCGAGGGGTGTTAGAAAAACGGCGACTAAAAAACAAGGAGCAGGGGATCAGGGTATGATGACAGGATATGCCACAAAAGAAACTCCAGAGTTAATGCCACTTCCCATAATGCTAGCTCATAAACTATCAATGAAATTAGCTGAGATAAGAAAGAAAAAAACTTTACCCTTTTTGAGACCAGACGGGAAAACTCAAGTTACTATTGAATATGAAAACGGGAGACCAAAAAATTTACAATCTATTGTCATTGGTGCCCAGCATGAGCCCAATGTTAAGAATTCCATTTTAAAAGATGCGATTTTAAAGAAAGTTATAAAACCGGTTTGTAAAAATTATCTTACAAAAAAAACAAAGATTTTTATCAACAATACAGGTAGGTTTGTAATTGGGGGACCAGTGGCAGACTGTGGCGCAACCGGCAGAAAAATTATAGTTGATACCTATGGGGGCATGGGTCATGTTGGTGGAGGAGCGATGTCAGGAAAAGATCCAACAAAAGTTGATAGATCAGGTGCTTATATGGCACGCTATATTGCAAAAAATATAGTAGCCGCTGGTTTTGCTCAAAAATGCGAAATACAGATAGCTTACGTTATTGGTGGTACAGGGCCACTTTCTATAAATTTAAATACTTTTGGTACTAATAAAGTTTCTGAAGAAAAAATAGTAAAAATCATTCCAAAAGTTTTTGATTTGTCGCCTGGTATGATAATAGAAGAACTTAATTTATTACGTCCTATCTACAAAAAAACTGCTTCTTATGGACATTTTGGCAAGGAAGAAAAGGAATTTTCCTGGGAGAGAAAAGATAAAACAAAAGAATTAAAAGAAAAAATATAA
- a CDS encoding sugar phosphate nucleotidyltransferase yields the protein MKNKNKKCIIDTAVIPIAGLGTRFLPLSKIIPKELFPLGVKPVVQYVVEEALEAGVKKIIFIISPKKRDIFKRYILGYFKKDEELISILKERKKEEALYELKCIPRVKYEYVVQRKPKGDGDAILKVEKLVGKKPFLVLFGDDISLPCYPRKSKEGIISEGMANELVKTYSSVRSPVLCLYKMQKDRLSSYGVPKIKEVKDRMFQILDLIEKPKPKEAPSNFALVGKYVLTPDIFYFLKKTEEQNGEIILANALKEMIRQDKKIFGFATKNKWIECGTKEKWIENFKYFTK from the coding sequence ATGAAAAACAAAAATAAAAAATGCATAATTGATACCGCTGTTATTCCAATTGCCGGACTTGGAACACGTTTTTTACCTCTTTCAAAAATTATTCCAAAAGAGCTTTTTCCGCTTGGCGTAAAACCAGTTGTACAGTATGTCGTAGAAGAAGCACTAGAGGCGGGGGTAAAAAAAATAATTTTTATTATATCTCCCAAAAAAAGAGATATTTTTAAAAGATATATTTTAGGTTATTTTAAAAAAGACGAAGAACTAATAAGTATTTTGAAGGAAAGAAAAAAAGAAGAAGCTCTTTATGAACTTAAATGTATTCCTAGGGTTAAATATGAATATGTTGTGCAAAGAAAGCCAAAGGGAGATGGGGATGCAATTTTAAAAGTTGAGAAGCTTGTTGGTAAAAAACCATTTCTAGTTCTTTTTGGAGATGATATTTCTCTTCCTTGTTATCCAAGAAAGAGCAAAGAAGGAATTATAAGCGAGGGAATGGCAAATGAACTTGTTAAAACTTATAGTAGTGTAAGATCACCTGTTCTTTGTTTGTATAAAATGCAAAAAGACAGATTAAGTTCTTATGGTGTTCCTAAAATAAAAGAGGTTAAAGACAGAATGTTTCAAATATTAGATCTTATAGAAAAACCAAAACCAAAGGAAGCTCCCTCAAATTTTGCCTTAGTGGGGAAGTATGTCTTAACACCAGATATCTTTTATTTTTTAAAGAAAACAGAAGAGCAAAATGGTGAAATTATATTAGCAAATGCCCTAAAAGAAATGATAAGACAGGATAAGAAAATTTTTGGTTTTGCGACAAAGAATAAATGGATTGAATGCGGTACAAAAGAAAAATGGATAGAAAATTTTAAATATTTTACAAAATAA